Proteins from a genomic interval of Papaver somniferum cultivar HN1 chromosome 4, ASM357369v1, whole genome shotgun sequence:
- the LOC113276351 gene encoding TORTIFOLIA1-like protein 4, producing MALPKRSTQTQNQTASTQNLKQRVITCLNKLSDRDTQTIATAELESIARNLSHESFLPFLNCIYDTDSSEKTPVRKQCVKILGFLSETHGDSLNPFVNKMVLNIIKRLRDSDTAVRLACVDSISAMVNQIENVPFTSFTKPLMEAIQFEQDYSIQIGAALCLSSVIEGSNDPELVQLRRVLPKLIKLLKSDSFKAKPALITLIGSIIGVGGIVSNVLENLIPCLIEFLSNEDWNTRKAAAETFSKLGVKEKDILVEFKSPCLNAFESRRFDKVKVVRDRMNEMIEVWKDIPECVNEISSPSLSKSSSSTENFSSRSSSTITTDESHRGSRKKSSPISKSPPRDSPSTTTTTARKKSNNDVKSSPVLFRKLDFNNKMVDDQNASSTEEELSEINLGSRELIEEKIIGCLKVQNKRVPLSNKSGMDKAGSRVFAVQEEDNSESKASVSCVTKELDDNEKDNEEILLIRKQLLHIENQQSNLFDILQRFIGSSRNGIKSLETRVLGLEMALDGISYDLAMSSRRVPDGECWSGRFGIQSPLFQDDYRRYEE from the exons ATGGCTTTACCAAAACGATCCacgcaaacacaaaaccaaaccgCGTCGACTCAGAATCTAAAGCAACGAGTCATTACATGCTTAAACAAATTATCAGATAGAGATacccaaacaatagcaacagcaGAGTTAGAATCAATAGCAAGAAACCTGAGTCATGAATCATTCTTACCGTTTTTGAATTGTATTTACGACACCGATTCATCAGAAAAAACACCTGTTCGTAAACAATGTGTGAAAATTCTGGGATTTTTATCAGAAACTCATGGTGATTCATTAAACCCATTCGTAAACAAGATGGTTTTAAACATTATAAAGAGATTACGTGACTCAGATACTGCTGTTAGATTAGCTTGTGTTGATTCGATCTCAGCTATGGTGAATCAGATTGAAAACGTTCCTTTTACAAGCTTCACGAAACCGCTAATGGAAGCGATTCAATTTGAACAGGATTACAGTATCCAAATAGGTGCAGCCCTTTGTTTGAGTTCAGTAATTGAAGGCTCTAATGATCCTGAGTTAGTGCAATTGAGAAGAGTTTTACCTAAATTGATTAAGTTACTGAAAAGTGATAGTTTTAAAGCGAAACCAGCTTTAATAACTTTGATTGGAAGCATTATTGGTGTTGGTGGAATTGTGAGTAATGTTTTGGAAAATTTAATTCCttgtttgattgagtttttaagtAATGAAGATTGGAATACTAGAAAAGCTGCTGCTGAAACTTTTTCCAAATTAGGTGTTAAAGAAAAAGATATCTTGGTTGAGTTTAAATCTCCTTGTCTTAATGCTTTTGAGAGTAGAAGATTCGATAAG GTTAAGGTTGTTAGGGACAGGATGAATGAGATGATTGAAGTTTGGAAAGACATTCCTGAATGCGTTAATGAGATTTCATCGCCTTCGTTGTCAAAATCTTCATCGTCAACTG AGAATTTTAGTTCCAGAAGTTCTAGTACCATTACAACCGATGAATCTCACCGGGGTAGTAGGAAGAAATCATCTCCAATAAGTAAATCTCCTCCACGTGATTCTCCGTCTACGACGACCACGACTGCCAGGAAAAAGAGTAATAATGATGTGAAATCTAGTCCAGTTCTGTTTCGTAAATTGGATTTTAATAATAAAATGGTCGATGATCAAAATGCATCTTCTACTGAGGAGGAACTTAGTGAGATAAATTTGGGTAGTCGGGAATTGATTGAAGAGAAAATTATTGGTTGCCTAAAGGTTCAGAACAAACGAGTTCCATTGAGTAACAAGAGTGGCATGGACAAGGCCGGTTCTCGCGTGTTTGCAGTGCAGGAGGAGGATAATTCAGAGTCTAAAGCTTCTGTCAGTTGCGTCACAAAGGAGTTGGACGACAACGAAAAAGACAATGAGGAAATATTGTTGATTAGGAAGCAGCTTCTTCATATagagaatcaacaatccaatcttTTTGATATCCTACAG AGATTCATTGGAAGCTCCAGGAATGGTATTAAATCTCTTGAAACGCGTGTACTTGGTTTAGAAATGGCACTGGACGGTATCTCATACGACTTAGCGATGTCCTCAAGAAGGGTGCCAGATGGTGAATGTTGGTCCGGTAGATTTGGAATCCAGTCCCCGTTGTTTCAAGACGATTACAGAAGATATGAAGAGTGA